In a genomic window of Leisingera caerulea DSM 24564:
- a CDS encoding c-type cytochrome encodes MRKPLVITAAAAVAAAAAYFVYSSAGRDGATAQRAVLEPGAPLTAVQLPPDLSDTAKIGKRAFDAVCAECHGDNAAGRNGMGPPLVHKIYEPSHHGDAAFLLAVRNGVRAHHWKFGNMPAQQGLTDADVKGITRYVRELQQTNGIE; translated from the coding sequence ATGAGAAAGCCCCTCGTCATCACAGCCGCCGCTGCCGTGGCAGCCGCTGCGGCCTATTTCGTCTACAGCAGCGCAGGCAGAGACGGCGCAACCGCGCAGCGCGCCGTGCTGGAGCCCGGCGCGCCGCTTACCGCGGTTCAGCTGCCACCGGATTTGAGTGATACCGCAAAGATCGGCAAGCGCGCATTTGACGCGGTCTGTGCCGAGTGCCACGGCGATAACGCTGCAGGCCGCAATGGCATGGGGCCGCCGCTGGTTCACAAGATTTACGAACCCTCGCACCATGGCGATGCGGCCTTCTTGCTTGCGGTCCGCAACGGCGTGCGCGCGCACCACTGGAAGTTCGGCAACATGCCTGCGCAGCAGGGGCTGACCGATGCTGACGTCAAGGGCATCACCCGGTATGTGCGGGAGCTGCAGCAGACCAACGGTATCGAATGA
- a CDS encoding TolC family protein, with protein MTAKTWRVLLAPPLVLAACSAAVPEKYTSPQAGFQQVSSQTAAAIGKRTAFAQTRAQNDALAKDVRQMVQGKTISADTAVQAALLNNKGLQASYAAVGLSAAEAWQQMTPENPVVSIGLMGIGAPELGLYRALESTIAVNLLDVKTRKQRIAVAETQFQQAQLNAVNDTLALAGQTRLAWINAVAAFERLSYLRQAGETAEAGAELASQLGKTGALNKAGQAREFAFNAELAGQVARARLEAKLAKEELTRLMGLWGSDANYYVPDALPPLPKSLSKVPAIEKSALQNRVDLQVAKLGLEAQARAFGLTDRTRLVTDLELIAGVEAEREREDGETETETLPQLELEFAIPVFDTGKARMRKAELSYMQAANALAERAVNVRSEARSAELAYYASYEIARHYRDVLMPLRKTIEEEGLLSYNGMITSTFELLTDVREKLAGSLEAANAKRDFWLAQANVNAAIYGGGAGSAPQGGSAEIAAGGGAGH; from the coding sequence ATGACAGCAAAAACTTGGCGCGTCCTCTTGGCGCCGCCCCTGGTGCTGGCCGCCTGTTCGGCCGCCGTGCCGGAAAAATACACCAGCCCGCAGGCCGGGTTTCAGCAAGTTTCCAGCCAGACTGCGGCTGCCATCGGCAAACGCACGGCCTTTGCCCAAACCCGGGCCCAGAACGACGCGCTGGCCAAGGACGTCCGGCAGATGGTGCAGGGCAAGACGATCTCTGCCGATACTGCGGTGCAGGCGGCGCTGTTGAACAACAAGGGGCTGCAGGCGTCTTATGCCGCGGTCGGTTTGTCGGCGGCAGAGGCCTGGCAGCAGATGACACCGGAAAACCCGGTGGTCTCAATCGGGCTGATGGGGATCGGCGCGCCGGAACTGGGCCTGTACCGCGCCCTGGAATCCACCATCGCCGTGAACCTGCTGGACGTGAAGACCCGCAAGCAGCGCATCGCCGTGGCTGAGACGCAGTTTCAGCAGGCGCAGCTGAACGCGGTGAACGATACGCTGGCGCTGGCCGGGCAGACCCGGCTGGCCTGGATCAATGCCGTGGCGGCCTTTGAGCGGCTGAGCTATCTGCGCCAGGCCGGGGAAACCGCCGAGGCAGGGGCAGAGCTGGCCAGCCAGCTGGGCAAGACCGGCGCGCTGAACAAGGCTGGCCAGGCGCGGGAGTTTGCGTTCAATGCGGAGCTTGCAGGGCAGGTGGCCCGGGCCCGGCTGGAGGCAAAGCTCGCAAAGGAGGAGCTGACCCGGCTGATGGGGCTATGGGGCAGCGATGCCAATTATTATGTTCCCGATGCGCTGCCGCCGCTGCCCAAGTCGCTGAGCAAAGTGCCGGCAATCGAGAAGTCGGCCCTGCAGAACCGGGTGGACCTGCAGGTGGCCAAGCTGGGGCTGGAAGCACAGGCCCGGGCCTTTGGCCTGACGGACCGGACCCGGCTGGTCACCGACCTGGAGCTGATTGCCGGGGTGGAGGCCGAGCGCGAGCGCGAGGACGGGGAGACGGAAACCGAAACCCTGCCGCAGCTGGAGCTGGAGTTCGCCATCCCGGTGTTCGACACCGGCAAGGCGCGGATGCGCAAGGCAGAGCTGTCTTACATGCAGGCCGCAAATGCGCTGGCGGAACGGGCGGTCAATGTCCGCTCTGAGGCCCGCAGCGCAGAGCTGGCCTATTACGCCTCTTACGAGATCGCGCGCCATTACCGTGACGTGCTGATGCCGCTGCGCAAGACAATCGAGGAGGAAGGGCTGCTGAGCTACAACGGCATGATCACCAGCACCTTCGAACTGCTGACCGACGTGCGCGAAAAGCTGGCGGGCTCGCTGGAAGCGGCCAATGCCAAGCGCGATTTCTGGCTGGCGCAAGCCAATGTGAATGCCGCGATCTACGGCGGCGGTGCTGGATCAGCTCCGCAGGGCGGCAGCGCCGAAATCGCCGCGGGCGGCGGCGCGGGCCATTGA
- a CDS encoding adenylate/guanylate cyclase domain-containing protein — protein sequence MPDKPQRRLAAIFVLDIAGFSRLMAEDDAGTLNQVLAQQQSLIAPAIRSHQGRIVKLMGDGVLAIFPSVISAVEAAAEVQAGAARNRHLQLRIGITLGEVLIAQGDVYGDDVNIAARLEALAPLGGVALSAAAYGQVQGRIPYAFEDMGLHEVKNIPQPVHVYALGQELTSLPSLHRSTPPPKPKAAKPHRGMRLAVLLLAGGLGAAAAAAALWGWQQHNSVAAVAPGSPAAAAFEGRPVIAVLPFTADDLEPAVATMLAEDVIRSMGPAGGIRLIAPASARAAEGLLPAEAAALLDADFVVTGHLPGALQDGVRLKILQAGAGAEPLSILPPQPQETVAGLAPELAASVVRYFGKALPELAPGNAADEAVLQLFTARSLMQQGDRSGAERALQRARQMAPDWPEAQALAAMWHLDPLTGPLADLPQRAAEAAQMTAGLPPGAGVLQLRALAAQFAGQSGEALQLAETLAQDYPSDASGQLARAWLLHLAGQGGAAQKVLDQVRRLNPLPQPAVLTVQAAIRLAAGREDEAAAAAAEALALEPAAQHALALHCASLAALGSFEEAAAACGRLAGAPLTLDQATAGFPYAAQAPLRRLRTGLSLAGLSGRP from the coding sequence GTGCCAGACAAACCGCAAAGACGCCTTGCTGCCATCTTCGTGCTGGATATTGCCGGCTTCAGCCGCCTGATGGCCGAGGATGACGCCGGCACGCTCAATCAGGTGCTGGCGCAGCAGCAAAGCCTGATCGCCCCGGCGATCCGCAGCCATCAGGGCCGGATCGTCAAGCTGATGGGCGACGGGGTGCTGGCGATCTTTCCCAGCGTGATTTCGGCGGTGGAGGCCGCGGCGGAGGTGCAGGCCGGCGCTGCGCGCAACCGCCACCTGCAGCTACGGATCGGCATAACCCTGGGCGAGGTGCTGATTGCCCAGGGTGATGTTTACGGCGATGACGTCAATATCGCCGCCCGGCTGGAAGCGCTGGCGCCGCTGGGCGGGGTGGCGCTGTCGGCTGCGGCTTACGGGCAGGTGCAGGGCCGCATCCCCTATGCGTTCGAGGACATGGGCCTGCATGAAGTCAAGAATATACCGCAACCGGTGCATGTCTATGCGTTGGGGCAGGAGCTGACCTCGCTGCCCAGCCTGCACCGCAGCACCCCGCCGCCCAAGCCCAAGGCGGCCAAGCCGCACCGGGGCATGCGGCTTGCCGTGCTGCTGCTGGCGGGGGGCCTCGGGGCCGCCGCCGCTGCGGCTGCCCTGTGGGGCTGGCAGCAGCACAACAGCGTTGCGGCGGTGGCTCCCGGCTCTCCGGCTGCGGCCGCCTTCGAAGGCCGCCCGGTGATCGCCGTCCTGCCCTTCACCGCTGATGATCTGGAACCTGCTGTTGCCACCATGCTGGCAGAGGACGTGATCCGCAGCATGGGCCCGGCCGGGGGCATCCGCCTCATCGCTCCCGCCAGCGCCCGCGCCGCCGAGGGCCTGCTGCCCGCCGAAGCGGCCGCGCTTCTGGACGCGGATTTCGTGGTCACCGGTCATCTGCCAGGCGCCCTGCAGGACGGGGTCAGGCTGAAAATCCTCCAAGCAGGCGCCGGGGCAGAGCCGCTTAGCATTCTGCCGCCGCAGCCGCAGGAAACGGTTGCCGGGCTCGCCCCGGAACTGGCGGCCAGCGTTGTCCGCTATTTCGGCAAGGCGCTGCCGGAGCTTGCCCCCGGCAACGCCGCAGATGAGGCCGTCTTGCAACTCTTCACAGCCCGCAGCCTGATGCAGCAGGGCGACCGCAGCGGCGCAGAGCGGGCCCTGCAGCGGGCGCGGCAGATGGCGCCGGACTGGCCGGAGGCACAGGCGCTTGCGGCGATGTGGCATTTGGATCCGCTGACCGGTCCGCTGGCGGACCTGCCGCAGCGCGCCGCCGAGGCCGCGCAGATGACTGCAGGCCTGCCGCCAGGGGCGGGCGTGCTGCAGTTGCGGGCGCTGGCAGCGCAATTCGCGGGCCAGTCCGGCGAGGCTCTGCAGCTCGCCGAAACCCTGGCACAGGATTATCCCAGCGACGCTTCGGGCCAGCTGGCGCGCGCCTGGCTGCTGCATCTGGCGGGGCAGGGCGGTGCGGCGCAGAAAGTGCTGGATCAGGTCCGCCGCCTCAACCCGCTGCCGCAGCCGGCCGTCCTGACCGTGCAGGCCGCCATCCGGCTGGCCGCCGGGCGGGAGGATGAGGCCGCCGCCGCCGCCGCCGAAGCGCTGGCTCTGGAACCCGCGGCCCAGCATGCGCTGGCACTGCACTGCGCCAGCCTTGCCGCCCTCGGCAGCTTCGAGGAGGCTGCAGCGGCCTGCGGCAGGCTTGCCGGGGCGCCGCTGACGCTGGACCAGGCCACCGCAGGCTTTCCCTATGCGGCCCAGGCTCCGCTGCGGCGGCTGCGCACGGGTCTCAGCCTGGCCGGGCTCTCCGGCCGCCCCTGA
- a CDS encoding M48 family metallopeptidase, which translates to MADYHLPGDPPVPLTLRRSAGARRISLRISSLDGRVTLTLPKSLPERAALAFAEEKADWIRGHLQKHPEAVQADFGAVLPIDGQNRVVERAQGRRIQLEAGRIAVPGNSPARPLQRYLKELARNRLAEASDFYAARLGKGYSRLTLRDTRSRWGSCTADGGLMYSWRLILAPPAVLRYVAAHEVAHLAEMNHSQAFWDTVERIHGRWQDPRAWLRENGARLHRYRFGE; encoded by the coding sequence ATGGCCGATTATCACCTGCCCGGAGATCCGCCGGTGCCGCTGACCCTGCGGCGGTCAGCCGGGGCGCGGCGGATCAGCCTGCGGATTTCCTCGCTCGACGGGCGGGTGACGCTGACCCTGCCCAAAAGCCTGCCGGAGCGCGCCGCGCTGGCCTTTGCCGAAGAAAAGGCCGACTGGATCCGCGGCCATCTGCAAAAGCACCCCGAGGCGGTGCAGGCGGATTTCGGCGCGGTGCTGCCCATCGACGGCCAGAACCGGGTGGTCGAACGCGCCCAAGGGCGGCGCATCCAGCTGGAGGCAGGCCGGATTGCCGTGCCGGGGAACAGCCCGGCACGGCCCCTCCAGCGCTATCTGAAAGAGCTGGCGCGCAACCGGCTGGCCGAGGCCTCGGATTTCTATGCCGCGCGGCTGGGCAAGGGGTACAGCCGCCTGACCCTGCGCGACACCCGCTCGCGCTGGGGCTCCTGTACCGCGGACGGCGGACTGATGTATTCTTGGCGGCTGATCCTGGCACCGCCTGCGGTGCTGCGCTATGTCGCCGCCCATGAGGTCGCGCATCTTGCGGAAATGAACCACTCGCAGGCCTTCTGGGACACGGTGGAGCGTATCCACGGGCGCTGGCAGGACCCCCGCGCCTGGCTGCGGGAAAACGGAGCCCGCCTGCACCGCTACCGGTTCGGCGAATAA
- a CDS encoding multicopper oxidase family protein, with protein MMNRRQMLGAGAAGAALVSSQAWGKTANMGLPEAASMDSAATQPPLSPTTGPDYNPVVTLNGWTLPFRMNYGVKEFHLVAEPVERELADGMIAHLWGYNGQSTGPTIEAVEGDRVRIFVTNKLPEHTTVHWHGLILPSGMDGVAGLSHPGIPPGKTFVYEFDLIKSGTFMYHPHGDEMVQMAMGMMGMFIVHPKDPAFMPVDRDFLIMLNAFDIDPGSYVPRVMEMTDFNLWCWNSRIFPDIDPLVVNQGDRVRVRTGNLTMTNHPIHMHGYDFEVTCTDGGWVPESARWPEVSIDIPVGAMRAYEFDAVHPGDWAIHCHKSHHTMNAMGHDIPTFIGADKRKLTGQIRKLQPEYMPMGTAGMADMGEMSMPLPDNTVPMMAGWGPYGPLEMGGMFSVVKVREGIDANDYSDPGWYENPPGTQAYEWTGELPDFARAEDAQTRITPKPSAKG; from the coding sequence ATGATGAACAGACGTCAAATGCTTGGCGCCGGCGCTGCAGGTGCGGCGCTGGTGTCCAGCCAGGCCTGGGGCAAGACCGCGAATATGGGCCTGCCCGAGGCCGCCAGCATGGACAGTGCCGCCACCCAGCCACCGCTGTCCCCCACGACTGGGCCGGACTACAACCCGGTGGTCACGCTGAACGGCTGGACCCTGCCGTTCCGGATGAACTACGGCGTGAAGGAGTTCCACCTTGTCGCGGAGCCGGTCGAGCGCGAGCTGGCCGACGGCATGATTGCCCATCTGTGGGGCTACAACGGCCAGTCCACCGGCCCAACCATCGAAGCGGTGGAGGGCGACCGGGTGCGGATCTTCGTCACCAATAAGCTGCCTGAGCATACCACGGTGCATTGGCACGGATTGATCCTGCCCTCCGGCATGGACGGGGTTGCCGGTCTCAGCCATCCCGGCATCCCGCCGGGCAAGACCTTTGTCTATGAGTTCGACCTGATCAAATCCGGAACCTTCATGTACCACCCGCATGGCGACGAGATGGTGCAGATGGCAATGGGCATGATGGGGATGTTCATCGTGCATCCCAAAGACCCTGCCTTCATGCCCGTCGACCGGGACTTCCTGATCATGTTGAACGCCTTCGACATCGACCCTGGCTCCTATGTGCCGCGGGTGATGGAGATGACGGACTTCAACCTGTGGTGCTGGAACAGCCGGATCTTCCCGGACATCGACCCGCTGGTGGTCAATCAGGGCGACCGGGTGCGGGTCAGGACCGGCAACCTGACCATGACCAACCACCCGATCCATATGCACGGCTACGACTTCGAGGTCACCTGCACCGATGGCGGCTGGGTGCCGGAAAGCGCCCGCTGGCCGGAGGTGTCGATCGACATTCCCGTCGGCGCCATGCGCGCCTATGAGTTCGACGCGGTGCATCCGGGCGACTGGGCGATCCACTGCCACAAGTCGCACCACACGATGAACGCCATGGGCCACGACATTCCAACCTTCATCGGTGCCGACAAGCGCAAGCTGACCGGCCAGATCCGCAAGCTGCAGCCCGAGTATATGCCGATGGGCACTGCCGGTATGGCAGACATGGGTGAGATGTCGATGCCGCTGCCCGACAACACCGTGCCGATGATGGCCGGCTGGGGCCCCTACGGGCCGCTGGAAATGGGCGGCATGTTCTCGGTCGTGAAGGTGCGCGAAGGCATTGATGCAAACGACTACAGCGATCCCGGCTGGTACGAAAACCCGCCCGGCACCCAGGCCTATGAGTGGACCGGCGAACTGCCGGACTTCGCCCGCGCCGAAGACGCACAGACCCGTATTACACCGAAACCATCCGCCAAGGGCTAA
- a CDS encoding radical SAM/SPASM domain-containing protein: protein MKDQAPAPDLSPDTAQPDLPAKPPGLHERALHLMARLLPLSFFRRPPKIIIIDATNSCNLRCPVCPVTFAMSRKRGMMKPHVFRKIIDDFMDQPEKPAIYFSFSGEPTLHKDLPDFIAYAHENGHDTYLSTNATRLTPEMSERLIRSGLARVNLCMDGFSKEAQESYRVNSDFDKVKASIEEFLTIKKDLGFKTPVTVLQTLLTSYSEPQMDEMETWAREAGFDRVRFKTFSIGSYTSADQKREFAHFLPRQKELRRHPRHTSHALCTVPLFQSVVFWNGDLGLCCIDYDQVIQLPNVEQDGFLAAYRSDEAARARKRGFLKQFGICKTCSFSNAENMGIRRDLKK from the coding sequence ATGAAAGATCAAGCCCCCGCGCCGGACCTCAGTCCGGACACCGCGCAGCCAGACCTCCCCGCCAAGCCGCCCGGGCTGCATGAGCGGGCGCTGCATCTGATGGCCCGGCTGCTGCCGTTGTCTTTTTTCCGCCGCCCGCCCAAGATCATCATCATCGACGCCACCAACAGCTGCAACCTGCGCTGCCCGGTCTGCCCCGTCACCTTTGCGATGAGCCGCAAGCGCGGTATGATGAAACCGCATGTGTTCCGCAAGATCATCGACGATTTCATGGACCAGCCGGAAAAACCCGCGATTTACTTCAGCTTCTCCGGTGAGCCGACGCTGCATAAGGATCTGCCCGATTTCATCGCCTATGCGCATGAAAACGGCCATGACACCTATCTGTCGACCAACGCCACCCGCCTGACACCCGAGATGAGCGAGCGGCTGATCCGCTCGGGTCTCGCACGGGTGAATCTTTGCATGGACGGGTTCTCCAAGGAGGCGCAGGAGTCCTACCGGGTCAACTCCGACTTCGATAAGGTCAAGGCCAGCATCGAGGAATTCCTCACGATCAAGAAAGACCTGGGCTTCAAGACGCCGGTCACGGTGCTGCAAACGCTGCTGACCAGCTACTCCGAGCCGCAGATGGACGAGATGGAAACCTGGGCGCGCGAGGCGGGTTTTGACCGTGTGCGGTTCAAGACCTTCTCGATCGGCTCCTACACCTCGGCCGACCAGAAGCGGGAGTTCGCCCATTTCCTGCCGCGCCAGAAGGAGCTGCGCCGCCACCCGCGCCACACCAGCCACGCGCTGTGCACGGTGCCGCTGTTTCAGTCGGTGGTGTTCTGGAACGGCGATTTGGGTCTGTGCTGCATCGACTACGATCAGGTGATCCAGCTGCCCAATGTCGAGCAGGACGGTTTCCTGGCCGCCTACCGCTCAGACGAGGCCGCGCGCGCCCGCAAGCGCGGCTTCCTCAAGCAGTTCGGCATCTGCAAGACCTGCTCCTTCTCAAACGCCGAAAACATGGGCATCCGCCGCGATCTGAAGAAATAG
- a CDS encoding TIGR02300 family protein has protein sequence MPKEEWGVKRVCPTTGKRFYDLNKNPIVSPYTGEVVELDTGKTRMIEADAEDAATLKAKENLDTDDVVLEDDEDVDVDLGDDVLDDDDDDDNVSLDDIADMSSPEDDS, from the coding sequence ATGCCCAAGGAAGAATGGGGTGTAAAGCGCGTCTGCCCTACCACTGGAAAGCGCTTTTATGACCTGAACAAGAACCCGATCGTCAGCCCCTACACCGGCGAGGTCGTGGAGCTGGATACCGGCAAGACCCGGATGATCGAGGCGGATGCCGAAGACGCGGCTACCCTGAAGGCCAAAGAGAACCTGGACACGGATGACGTGGTCCTGGAAGATGACGAAGACGTCGATGTCGATCTGGGCGACGATGTCCTGGATGATGACGATGATGACGACAACGTCTCGCTGGACGACATTGCCGACATGTCGTCGCCTGAGGACGATTCCTGA
- a CDS encoding copper-binding protein, translating into MNKILSAALLGVLSAAPAYAGGTHGGGHGGGMEVGKPGEAAHVNREVAVTMKETDDGEMLFEPSSFSFAKGETVKFVITNAGELEHEFVLDTAERNVHHKAMMAKMEMEHDDPNSVRLDPGVSGEVVWTFSNAGTFEFACLIPGHYESGMHGPVAVLDGSDGTFTKGTVKKVDPKSGKVTIIHEELVDLEMPAMTMVFRVADDAMLDLLKAGDAIEFVAERIKGKLTLTALK; encoded by the coding sequence ATGAACAAGATCCTTTCCGCAGCCCTGCTGGGCGTCCTTTCCGCAGCTCCCGCCTATGCCGGAGGCACCCACGGCGGCGGCCACGGCGGCGGCATGGAAGTCGGCAAACCCGGCGAGGCCGCGCACGTGAACCGCGAGGTCGCCGTGACCATGAAGGAAACCGATGACGGCGAAATGCTGTTCGAGCCCTCCAGTTTTTCCTTCGCCAAGGGCGAGACGGTCAAATTCGTGATCACCAACGCGGGCGAGCTGGAGCATGAGTTCGTGCTGGATACAGCAGAGCGCAATGTCCACCACAAGGCGATGATGGCCAAGATGGAGATGGAGCATGACGACCCGAACTCGGTGCGTCTGGATCCCGGCGTATCGGGCGAGGTCGTCTGGACCTTCTCCAACGCCGGCACCTTCGAATTCGCCTGCCTGATCCCCGGCCACTATGAATCCGGCATGCACGGGCCGGTTGCTGTGCTTGACGGCAGCGATGGCACCTTCACCAAAGGCACCGTCAAGAAGGTCGATCCCAAGTCCGGCAAGGTCACCATCATCCACGAGGAACTGGTGGATCTGGAGATGCCAGCGATGACCATGGTGTTCCGGGTGGCGGATGACGCGATGCTGGACCTGCTCAAGGCCGGCGATGCCATCGAATTCGTTGCCGAGCGGATTAAGGGCAAGCTGACCCTGACCGCGCTGAAGTAA
- a CDS encoding phytanoyl-CoA dioxygenase family protein, with amino-acid sequence MVHPLITPEHVEQFQRDGVVLIRGLFTDQVELLRAGVAANMDNPGPYASNNEKAGQTGRFFDDYCNWTRIPEFQQAIADSPVAEVAADLMQSQSVQMFHDHVLVKEPGTSMPTPWHQDGPYYFVEGDQTISFWSPLDEVKEATLRCVAGSHKWEKEVLPTRWVSEEDFFPDEGQYMAVPDPDAEGMKVLEYPMQPGDAVAFNYKTLHGARGNTSASRRRAFSLRLVGDDARYVERPGRTSPPFPGHDMQPGQRLREDWFPILLQR; translated from the coding sequence ATGGTCCACCCCCTCATCACCCCGGAACATGTGGAGCAGTTCCAGCGCGACGGCGTGGTCCTCATCCGCGGCCTGTTCACGGACCAAGTGGAACTGCTGCGCGCAGGCGTCGCGGCCAATATGGATAACCCCGGGCCCTATGCGTCGAATAACGAAAAGGCAGGCCAGACCGGCCGGTTCTTTGACGATTACTGCAACTGGACCCGAATCCCCGAGTTTCAGCAGGCGATTGCAGATTCCCCGGTTGCCGAAGTCGCCGCCGACCTGATGCAATCGCAGTCAGTGCAAATGTTCCATGACCATGTTCTGGTCAAGGAGCCGGGCACCTCGATGCCGACCCCCTGGCACCAGGACGGGCCATACTATTTTGTCGAGGGTGATCAGACCATCAGCTTCTGGTCGCCGCTGGATGAGGTGAAAGAGGCCACCCTGCGCTGTGTGGCCGGCTCGCACAAATGGGAGAAGGAAGTGCTGCCGACCCGCTGGGTGTCAGAAGAGGATTTCTTCCCGGACGAGGGTCAGTACATGGCCGTCCCCGACCCGGATGCCGAAGGCATGAAGGTGCTGGAATACCCGATGCAGCCGGGCGATGCGGTGGCCTTTAACTACAAAACCCTGCACGGCGCCCGCGGCAACACATCGGCCTCGCGCCGCCGCGCGTTTTCGTTGCGGCTGGTGGGCGATGATGCGCGCTATGTCGAACGTCCTGGCCGCACCTCGCCGCCGTTTCCGGGCCACGATATGCAGCCCGGCCAGCGCCTGCGCGAGGATTGGTTCCCGATCCTGCTGCAGCGCTAA
- a CDS encoding 6TM ABC transporter family protein — protein sequence MPEFHTLAHDAAAALGFNYDSTAPAWLHPMMHLVLVLAPAMLAVTLAAKAAWLLRRRLQAAPAAGAAEQGQDGGAWAGLPRQILRTTGRHQMVLVLLSLTAMPILYLTLELPKQIVNRVFESQDIAVPVLGFELSQVSLLFFLCGAYLAAISLNGLNKYWLNISKGRVAERFVRRLRLTVYRQWRRDRPAWRKPAVMPVLGPEVEPVGGFASEMLTVPLLQGGTLATILLFMFVQDPILAAAALTVLPLQLIIVPRLQRRVNTVSRKRIREMRLLGEILDRGMRGPGQGALPAARSFRQLQDLRLQIHRLKFLAKAINNFLTALTPFLFYSLGGYFVLQERVSLGALVAMLSAHKEFSAPLKDLFRFYQQSEDVRIRYQEIRAFAAPAIEAPGFGQAAGHPRYTPAPARCGTSFTHERKSPL from the coding sequence ATGCCGGAATTCCATACTCTTGCGCATGACGCGGCCGCGGCGCTGGGCTTCAATTATGACAGTACAGCGCCGGCCTGGCTGCATCCGATGATGCATCTGGTGCTGGTGCTGGCCCCTGCGATGCTGGCAGTGACCCTGGCTGCCAAGGCCGCCTGGCTGCTGCGGCGGCGGTTGCAGGCTGCGCCAGCAGCCGGTGCTGCTGAGCAGGGGCAGGATGGCGGCGCATGGGCCGGTCTGCCGCGCCAGATCCTGCGCACGACCGGGCGGCACCAGATGGTCCTTGTCCTGCTCAGCCTGACTGCGATGCCGATCCTCTACCTCACCCTGGAACTGCCCAAGCAGATCGTGAACCGTGTCTTTGAAAGCCAGGATATCGCGGTTCCGGTTCTTGGCTTCGAGCTCTCGCAGGTCTCGCTGCTGTTTTTCCTGTGCGGCGCTTACCTGGCGGCGATCTCGCTCAACGGCCTCAACAAATACTGGCTGAATATCAGCAAGGGCCGGGTCGCCGAACGCTTTGTGCGCCGCCTCCGCCTTACCGTTTACCGCCAGTGGCGGCGGGACCGGCCCGCATGGCGCAAGCCTGCCGTCATGCCGGTTCTGGGCCCTGAGGTTGAACCTGTTGGCGGCTTTGCCTCGGAGATGCTGACGGTGCCGCTGCTGCAAGGCGGGACGCTGGCCACGATTTTGCTGTTCATGTTTGTGCAGGACCCGATCCTGGCCGCGGCTGCGCTGACGGTGCTGCCCTTGCAGCTGATCATCGTGCCGCGGCTGCAGCGGCGGGTGAACACGGTGTCCCGCAAACGGATCCGCGAAATGCGCCTGCTGGGGGAAATCCTGGACCGCGGCATGCGGGGGCCGGGACAGGGCGCGCTGCCGGCTGCGCGCAGTTTCCGGCAGCTGCAGGACCTGCGCCTGCAGATCCACCGCCTCAAATTCCTGGCCAAGGCCATCAACAATTTCCTGACCGCTCTGACTCCGTTCCTGTTCTATTCCCTGGGCGGCTATTTCGTGCTGCAGGAGCGGGTCTCGCTGGGGGCGCTTGTGGCGATGCTGTCTGCGCACAAGGAATTTTCCGCGCCGCTGAAGGATCTGTTCCGGTTTTACCAGCAAAGCGAGGACGTGCGGATCCGCTATCAGGAAATCCGCGCCTTTGCCGCCCCCGCCATCGAGGCGCCTGGATTTGGACAAGCTGCGGGCCATCCCCGGTACACCCCGGCCCCTGCCCGTTGCGGCACATCATTCACCCATGAAAGAAAGTCACCCTTATGA